DNA from Streptomyces asoensis:
CATCCTCGGCGAGGTGGGACAAGGCTTCGACGTCGCCCAGTCCAGCAGCATCCTCTACGGCAGACCCAACCTCGCCGCCGTCAGCCTCGGCCTGCACGAAGCAGCCCTCACCCTCACCACCCAGTACGTCAGCAGCCGCCCCCGCCACGGCAAAACCGTCGCCGACCTCGCAGTGATCCGTAACCGGCTCGGACAGATGAACGCCCGCCTGCTCATGGCCCAGATCCTCGCCTACCACGCCGCCGACATGCTCGACCACGGCCTGCCCTGCGACGCCGAACTCTGCGCAGCCAAAGGCCTCGGCCACGAACTCGCCGCCGAAACCGGCCGCGACGCCATGGAACTGCACGGCGCAAACGCCCTCACCGAAGGCCGCCCTCTCGAGCGGGTCTGGCGCGACATGCAGACCACCTACGCCCCCGCCGGCACCGGCGAAGTCCAACGCATCCGCCTCGCCCAAGCCCTCCTCCACGAACACGGACACCCCGACCACCACACCCCACACACGCAGTGGTCCGCCCGCCACGCCCACCACCCCCGAGCAGACCCCGCAACCACCCCATAGACCCCCGCGCACGGCACCCCCCGTGCATCCGCAGTGCCGTGCGCGGGCCCCCACCCCGCTGCCGGGCCCACACCCCACCCGTCCCGGCCCGGCAGCGGGGCCCCCGGACCACGACACGGCCCGCGGCGCCGGCTGCGAGGACGTCCCGACCGAACAGCACCACGAGGCGCCGCACGCCCCACCGCCAGCACAACGCCACCCAACCCGCCCCGACACCGAGGAAGCAGCGCACCATGACCACGTCAGCCGACCCCGGCGGCCTCGTGCCGTTCATCACCCACCGGGAAGGCGAAGACGCAGCCCCCGACAACCTGATCCTCCTCCCCCACTCAGACGGCCGCCTCCACCTGCA
Protein-coding regions in this window:
- a CDS encoding acyl-CoA dehydrogenase family protein — translated: ILGEVGQGFDVAQSSSILYGRPNLAAVSLGLHEAALTLTTQYVSSRPRHGKTVADLAVIRNRLGQMNARLLMAQILAYHAADMLDHGLPCDAELCAAKGLGHELAAETGRDAMELHGANALTEGRPLERVWRDMQTTYAPAGTGEVQRIRLAQALLHEHGHPDHHTPHTQWSARHAHHPRADPATTP